From the genome of Natronolimnobius baerhuensis:
CGGAACGAGGACGCCCTGCTCGAGCATTGCACCCCAGTGCCTGCGTTCGATTTCGGCGCTGACATCGTCCCAGGCGATGGTGCCATCACCTTCTTCGGCGGTCCGGAGGACGACCGCCAGGGCCGCCGCACCGTCGTCGTCGGTTGCAACTGCTGTTCCAGCGGCTGTCATGCCGGACGAAATGATGCCGGCAACAGTAGCCGTTACTCGCGGTTACTCGCTGTGAAACAGCCCCACCGATCCCGACAGTCGTGTCCTATAACCAGTCGTCGCCCGTCGTATCCTCGTCCGCTTCCCGGTGGGTGTCGACCGCGGCCGCGAGGTTTTCGACGGCCGTTCGCTCGTCCGGTCCCTGACTCGAGACGCCCGTGATCTCGTCTTCGGCGATGTGGAGGCCGTTTTCGTCCACCCACGTTTCGACGTCTGCGTCCACGAGTTCGTCGTACTCGTCGGGGTCGACTGTCTCGGTCTCGTCTCCGTCGGAACTCATACTCCGCTCTCGGGTCGCGCGGGTGAAATACGCATCGACAGCGTGGGACTAGGCTTAGATTCCGATTACCGGCTGTGGCTCGTACGGCTCCTCGAGATACTCCACGTCCGAGTCGGAGAGGTCGATCTCGAGGGCTTCGACGGCGTCCTCGAGATGCTCGATGCTCGAGGTGCCAACGATTGGCGCGTCGACGTACTCGTTCTGGAACTGCCAGGCGAGGGCGATCTGGGCCATCGTGACGCCCTTGTCGGCTGCCAGTTCCTGAATGCGGGCGTTGATCTCGCGTCCGCCGCCGCGGTCGTACTCCGGGGCCGGGTTGTGGCGATTCTCGGGGTCGCCACGCGTGGTGGACTCGAGGTCGTCGACGGGACGGGTCAGGTAGCCCTGGCCGAGTGGCCCCCATGGGATGACGGCGATGTCGTTTTTATCGCACATCGGCAGCATGTCGCGCTCTTCCTCGCGGTAGGCGAGGTGGTAGTGATTCTGCATCGTCTCGAAAGACGCGAGGCCCTCGCGCTCGCTCGTGCGCAGTCGCTCTGCGAGGTCGTGGGCGTACATCGAACTCGTCCCGACGTGTCTGACTTTCCCGCGGCGGACGGCATCATCCAGTGCGCGAAGGGTGGTTTCCGGCGGCGTGTTCGGATCGACGCGATGGGTCTGATAGAGGTCGATTGTGTCCATACCCAATCGGTCGAGCGAGGCCTCGAGTTCCTGTTCGATGGTCTTTCTCGAGAGGCCTGCGGCGTTCGGGTGGTCGCTGTCGGATGGGAACCGGACTTTCGTCGCGACGACCTGCTCGTCGCGGTCGTAATCGGCGAGTACGTCGCCTAAAATTTCCTCTGACTCGCCACTCGAGTACATATTCGCGGTATCGAAGAAGTTGATCCCGAGGTCGATGGCGCGCTCGATGAGTTCGCGACTCTCCTTGCGGTCTAACATCCACGATTCGCCGCTGCCGAAGCTCATACAGCCGAGACAGATCTTACTGACCTGCATGCCCGTCGAGCCGAGTGTGGTGTATTCCATGGGTGTGTCTCTCACGTATGGTCACGCCGGTCGAACATATACCGCTGGTGTTCCCAGAAGCCGCTCGTCGCCACTGATGGGGGTATAGTAACAACTGAAACTGTGTACACCCAATCGAATCGCTGTCGTGCGATTGGGTGTGCACTGACTTGCAGTGGCTACTATATTACCGAAACGAGTCACAGACTGGTGTCCGGATCTGTCAGTTACCGACTGGGTCCTCTTGGATGATCGCCATCCAAAACCCTTCAATTTCCTGTACGAACCCGATGTAATCTTCCGGCTCGACTGGTTTTTGAACGTAATGATCCGCATCGATGCCATGCGATTTGATGATGTCTTCTCCGG
Proteins encoded in this window:
- a CDS encoding type II toxin-antitoxin system HicB family antitoxin: MSSDGDETETVDPDEYDELVDADVETWVDENGLHIAEDEITGVSSQGPDERTAVENLAAAVDTHREADEDTTGDDWL
- a CDS encoding aldo/keto reductase; the encoded protein is MEYTTLGSTGMQVSKICLGCMSFGSGESWMLDRKESRELIERAIDLGINFFDTANMYSSGESEEILGDVLADYDRDEQVVATKVRFPSDSDHPNAAGLSRKTIEQELEASLDRLGMDTIDLYQTHRVDPNTPPETTLRALDDAVRRGKVRHVGTSSMYAHDLAERLRTSEREGLASFETMQNHYHLAYREEERDMLPMCDKNDIAVIPWGPLGQGYLTRPVDDLESTTRGDPENRHNPAPEYDRGGGREINARIQELAADKGVTMAQIALAWQFQNEYVDAPIVGTSSIEHLEDAVEALEIDLSDSDVEYLEEPYEPQPVIGI